The Arachis duranensis cultivar V14167 chromosome 2, aradu.V14167.gnm2.J7QH, whole genome shotgun sequence genome has a window encoding:
- the LOC107474064 gene encoding putative DEAD-box ATP-dependent RNA helicase 33 — translation MGGGPRTYPGGVSKWQWKRMQAKKAKKAKQLLKARLSRERHIYEMRKRAELRAAVSDLERPWEPVQQAPALFSVRADEQVKVLADRFQRPGGFDLWSEKDGPQLFETPDELPSARFFPKGVVHSIRPYRRIDADELLGKGSGVSDHRDGEDSSSAARFLSEGLAVWLMSLMIRSVLQLC, via the exons ATGGGCGGGGGACCGAGGACGTACCCGGGCGGGGTCTCCAAGTGGCAGTGGAAGCGCATGCAGGCCAAGAAGGCCAAGAAGGCCAAGCAGCTCCTCAAAGCCCGCCTCTCCCGCGAGCGTCACATTTATGAGATGCGCAAGCGGGCCGAGCTCCGGGCTGCCGTCTCCGACCTCGAGAGACCCTGGGAGCCCGTCCAGCAGGCCCCCGCCTTGTTCTCTGTGCGGGCCGACGAGCAGGTCAAGGTCCTCGCCGACAG GTTCCAAAGACCTGGTGGGTTTGACCTCTGGAGCGAGAAGGACGGGCCTCAGTTGTTTGAAACTCCTGATGAGTTGCCATCTGCAAGGTTCTTCCCCAAAGGGGTTGTTCATAGTATCAGGCCTTATAGGAGGATTGATGCTGATGAGTTGCTGGGGAAGGGTAGTGGGGTTAGTGATCATAGAGATGGAGAGGATTCTTCTTCTGCTGCAAGGTTTTTATCTGAGGGTCTGGCCGTCTGGCTGATGAGTCTGATGATCAGGAGTGTTCTTCAGCTTTGTTGA
- the LOC107474070 gene encoding uncharacterized protein LOC107474070, which produces MGVTPFHRSILEVQLPKHFDKPTDMRYDGTQDPLKHLTAFEARMNLEGVGDEVRCRAFLVTLAGPAIRWFNGLPQGSIYSFSDISRAFLAQFTTRIAKAKHPINLLGITQRQGEPTRKYLDRFNDECLEINGLTDSVASLCLTNGLLNENFRKHLTTKPVWTMHEIQTVAKEYINDEEVSRVVAANKRQSGYSQARQQGNGERAKEQAREEAPSKTPRPFPRVGKFANYTPLTLPIMEVYQQIAEKGILPKPRPLKDRTGGNKNLYCDYHKGYGH; this is translated from the coding sequence ATGGGCGTCACCCCGTTCCACCGTTCCATCCTCGAAGTCCAGTTGCCGAAACACttcgacaaaccaacggacatgaggtacgatGGAACTCAAGACCCCCTAAAACATCTCACGGCTTTCGAGGCGAGGATGAACCTAGAGGGGGTAGGGGACGAGGTAAGGTGCCGAGCTTTTCTGGTGACCCTGGCGGGACCCGCAATCAGGTGGTTTAACGGCCTCCCGCAGGGATCCATCTACAGCTTCTCGGACATCAGTCGTGCGTTCCTGGCCCAGTTTACGACGCGAATAGCAAAGGCAAAGCACCCAATCAACCTTTTGGGGATAACACAAAGACAGGGAGAGCCGACCAGAAAGTACCTGGATCGGTTCAACGACGAATGCTTGGAAATCAACGGCTTAACCGACTCGGTGGCCAGCCTCTGCCTGACGAACGGCCTCCTCAACGAAAACTTTCGAAAGCACCTTACCACGAAACCAGTTTGGACGATGCACGAGATCCAGACGGTAGCCAAGGAGTATATAAACGACGAGGAAGTCAGTCGTGTCGTGGCTGCCAATAAGCGACAGTCCGGCTACAGCCAAGCTCGGCAACAAGGTAACGGAGAAAGAGCAAAGGAGCAAGCCAGGGAGGAGGCACCAAGCAAGACACCCAGGCCGTTCCCTCGGGTCGGGAAATTCGCTAACTACACCCCACTCACTCTCCCTATCATGGAAGTCTATCAGCAAATAGCCGAGAAGGGCATTCTGCCGAAGCCCCGACCACTCAAGGATCGTACGGGAGGAAACAAGAACCTCTATTGTGACTACCACAAGGGTTACGGCCACTAA
- the LOC110278164 gene encoding uncharacterized protein LOC110278164 translates to MHSVVWSATVPLVSFECIEWHATDRYRRQFGLVQGVPEEVRNLDKAHGEVLTGPKNFNWATAPTHYMWVMHWTNRYHHVLSELPIPSQPQLETYMHWYRGEYGNRLCLSNLVGEEDDEGNQDLDGGNHDMDEGSQDMDDDNDEQEPHSPEVPPTNPLPQEQPQFSGQYVPQSHFNPSFTHHQQHWGMSQFDPGEGGSFSQLLGLMAGEGGQSQFGHQNELMPGRHSLDARYPGHTSSVASGGFVSVDSSRSDGGRGVFNSQNPYVVSMGLIEENDNTLQQETDAYIADNPDAEDDDEDDEIEEFDEDEESRNDGQARTPDDQAKGYNLRIDPPRRSANRYTPSVFKKAAKKCKKLVNDVKWSIRK, encoded by the exons ATGCACTCGGTTGTGTGGAGCGCTACAGTGCCTTTGGTATCATTTGAATGTATTGAGTGGCATGCTACCGATAGGTATAGGCGACAATTCGGACTCGTTCAGGGAGTGCCTGAGGAGGTGCGGAATCTAGATAAGGCGCATGGAGAAGTCCTCACTGGTCCTAAGAATTTTAACTGGGCCACGGCACCTACTCATTACATGTGGGTGATGCATTGGACCAACAGGTATCATCACGTTCTTTCCGAGCTTCCCATTCCTTCACAGCCTCAGTTGGAAACTTATATGCATTGGTACCGAGGAGAATATGGGAACCGCTTGTGTTTGTCAAATCTTGTGGGTGAAGAGGATGATGAAGGTAATCAGGATTTGGATGGTGGTAATCATGATATGGATGAGGGTAGTCAGGATATGGATGATGACAATGATGAACAGGAGCCACATTCGCCTGAGGTACCACCTACGAATCCGCTTCCACAAGAACAACCTCAGTTCTCAGGCCAGTATGTACCGCAGTCACACTTCAACCCATCATTTACGCATCATCAACAACATTGGGGTATGTCACAGTTTGATCCAGGCGAAGGCGGTTCTTTTAGCCAGTTGCTTGGGCTTATGGCTGGAGAAGGAGGACAGTCTCAATTTGGCCATCAAAATGAGTTAATGCCAGGGAGGCATTCGTTGGATGCGAGGTATCCAGGCCATACTTCATCGGTTGCATCTGGAGGATTTGTATCTGTTGACTCTAGTAGGAGTGACGGTGGACGCGGAGTTTTTAATAGCCAAAATCCGTACGTTGTTTCCATGGGACTCATTGAGGAAAATGATAACACACTCCAGCAGGAGACCGATGCGTATATAGCGGACAACCCGGATGCcgaagatgatgatgaggacGATGAAATAGAGGAGTTCGATGAGGACGAAGAGTCCCGTAATGATG GTCAGGCCCGCACTCCGGATGACCAAGCCAAAGGTTACAACCTTAGGATTGATCCCCCACGTCGTAGCGCTAATCGATACACTCCATCTGTTTTCAAAAAGGCGGCCAAGAAATGCAAGAAATTGGTGAACGATGTAAAGTGGTCAATTAGAAAGTAG
- the LOC107474068 gene encoding serine/threonine-protein phosphatase 7 long form homolog, with the protein MPKKNKTRDVDRPELHIMHYLSHSDYKLRMLTCEHPVPPDRYNDRVEEQLRLTGFYHASQIGVVQCQKALVNALIERWHPDTHTFHLPIGECAVTLEDVALILGLPTDGLPVTGMTLSSFEALEAECLHQFGVAPRKSECRGSCIKLSWLRDLKENLPLTDEVGIQRYVKCHIMLLIGTILFGDKSGAAGVHWKFLPLLREFGSIIQYSWGSACLAHLYRALCRASRVDCKGIDGPLTLLLGWAWMRLPYLSPVPREPRSFPLANRWRNWERGDRRYRYMKLADFRKAFDEL; encoded by the exons AtgcccaaaaaaaataaaactagagATGTTGATCGACCTGAGCTTCATATCATGCATTATCTCAGTCACTCTGATtat AAGTTAAGAATGTTGACATGTGAGCATCCTGTTCCTCCGGATCGGTACAATGATAGGGTAGAGGAGCAGCTACGACTTACTGGCTTTTACCATGCATCACAGATTGGGGTAGTCCAATGTCAAAAGGCATTGGTGAATGCTTTAATCGAGAGGTGGCACCCGGACACACATACGTTTCACCTTCCCATTGGTGAATGTGCCGTCACTCTTGAAGACGTTGCTCTAATACTTGGTCTTCCAACGGACGGACTTCCAGTTACAGGGATGACATTGAGTAGTTTCGAAGCGTTGGAGGCTGAGTGTTTGCATCAATTCGGAGTTGCACCGCGTAAGTCGGAGTGTAGAGGCAGTTGCATTAAATTGAGTTGGCTTCGGGACCTTAAAGAAAATTTACCCTTGACTGATGAAGTTGGTATACAGAGGTATGTCAAATGCCACATTATGTTGCTTATCGGGACGATCTTGTTTGGGGATAAATCAGGTGCAGCAGGTGTGCACTGGAAGTTTCTTCCATTGCTACGTGAATTTGGTAGTATTATACAATACAGTTGGGGATCTGCATGCCTAGCACACCTCTATAGGGCATTATGCCGGGCATCTCGAGTTGACTGTAAAGGCATAGATGGCCCACTAACACTTCTTCTCGGTTGGGCTTGGATGCGGCTCCCATATCTATCGCCGGTTCCTAGGGAGCCCCGCAGTTTCCCGCTAGCAAACag GTGGCGGAACTGGGAGCGGGGTGACCGACGATATAGATATATGAAGCTAGCTGACTTTAGGAAGGCCTTTGATGAACTTTAG
- the LOC107474067 gene encoding uncharacterized protein LOC107474067, translating into MSDRVLLKVYYFGQILLQTSEGVKFICEKPLDVVIPFIISFEELKGVISEAIDSERARKISCILYRYPIQVFGGFVQFQSRYVTDEASMQEMFSMYIENRAQISFIELYIEFEQSEADRNILREDYNTDSEEEFESNYQFVGPDGDGGEDQGEGATAPDVTEVANALANDEPFEEPSFMRVLDLEAMHVPEFPGYMTAEIPIVADGEFAVGMEFGSREAVIKAIKEYTIRRSVDYRVYESEPLTFYAKCTQYGSGCDWLIRVSMISRKYCWVIRRYNGSHTCTRAMISQDHSKLDSLTIAEAIKPLVEADPSLKVKSVIAEVQSKFNYTISYRKAWLAKQRAVEKIFGGWEASYEALPIWFEAMCHKEPSTVIHFETMPAYQGDDLVGDIRILHRVFWSYYPCIRAFRHCKPVVQVDGTHLYGKYKGCLLVAVSQDGNNNIVPIAFAVVEGETSDAWHFFLSNLRQHVVTRDGIGLISDRHESINAAVERRYSRTVREYELRYQRLRERGEAYTDWLNRIPREQYALAFDGGYRWGHMTTNLVECINSVLKGARNLPITALVKATFYRLNELFTRKRAEAEARISAGHVFSDVVTSKLHANQLASGNIQVSCFDRLNEVFEVREMPSGMEFAVDLRGLRCDCGEFQVDRIPCRHVFACCANQRLDWKLYVHDVYKMDQIRRVYRARFRPLGNPTTWPAYNGPRFVPNPYLRRVTKGHPKMTRFLNEMDTRMLRRPRRCRLCGAEGHSRSRCRQSSGANAGENAQ; encoded by the exons ATGAGTGACCGAGTATTATTAAAGGTGTATTATTTTGGTCAGATTTTACTACAAACTTCGGAAGGAGTAAAATTTATATGTGAAAAACCCTTAGATGTTGTTATTCCCTTTATCATCTCATTTGAAGAGCTGAAAGGGGTGATTTCTGAAGCCATTGATTCTGAGAGAGCAAGAAAGATATCATGTATTCTATACAGATATCCCATACAGGTATTTGGTGGATTCGTCCAGTTTCAAAGCAGATATGTGACGGACGAAGCGAGCATGCAAgagatgttttcaatgtatattgaaaACCGGGCTCAGATCTCCTTCATCGAGTTGtatattgagtttgaacaatctGAGGCCGACCGAAATATTCTACGAGAAGATTATAATACTGACAGCGAAGAAGAGTTCGAAAGTAACTACCAGTTTGTTGGTCCAGATGGAGATGGAGGTGAAGATCAAGGTGAAGGAGCTACGGCGCCAGATGTAACAGAGGTGGCAAATGCACTCGCAAACGATGAGCCGTTTGAGGAGCCATCATTCATGCGAGTTTTGGATTTGGAAGCCATGCATGTTCCGGAGTTTCCGGGATATATGACTGCAG AGATTCCTATTGTCGCAGATGGTGAGTTTGCCGTTGGTATGGAGTTCGGTTCGAGGGAAGCTGTTATTAAGGCGATAAAAGAGTATACCATACGACGAAGTGTAGACTACCGGGTGTATGAGTCTGAGCCGTTGACATTTTATGCCAAGTGTACGCAGTACGGATCAGGGTGTGATTGGCTTATCAGGGTTAGCATGATCAGCAGGAAGTACTGTTGGGTTATAAGGAGGTATAATGGTAGTCACACATGTACCCGAGCCATGATTTCACAGGACCATTCGAAGCTGGATTCTCTCACAATTGCAGAAGCGATAAAGCCATTGGTTGAGGCGGACCCGTCCTTAAAGGTAAAGTCGGTTATAGCAGAAGTGCAATCGAAGTTTAACTACACCATTAGTTATCGGAAAGCATGGCTGGCTAAGCAAAGGGcagtagaaaaaatatttggaggtTGGGAAGCATCGTATGAAGCGTTGCCTATATGGTTTGAGGCCATGTGTCATAAGGAGCCATCAACTGTTATCCATTTTGAGACTATGCCTGCATATCAAGGCGATGACTTGGTGGGTGATATTCGAATACTGCATCGAGTATTTTGGAGTTATTACCCCTGTATTAGGGCATTCAGACACTGTAAACCAGTTGTCCAGGTGGATGGGACTCACTTGTATGGAAAGTATAAGGGTTGTCTGCTAGTGGCAGTTTCACAAGATGGGAACAACAATATTGTCCCAATTGCGTTTGCTGTTGTGGAGGGAGAGACTTCTGATGCATGGCACTTTTTCCTAAGTAACCTTCGTCAACATGTTGTCACTCGGGATGGTATTGGTCTAATATCCGACCGACACGAATCCATCAATGCAGCTGTGGAGCGCA GATATTCAAGGACGGTGCGGGAGTACGAACTGCGATACCAGCGATTGCGGGAACGGGGCGAAGCGTATACAGACTGGTTAAACCGAATTCCTCGCGAGCAGTATGCATTGGCATTTGACGGTGGATACCGATGGGGGCACATGACGACGAATCTTGTGGAATGCATCAATTCAGTGTTGAAGGGTGCACGCAATCTGCCTATAACTGCTCTTGTGAAGGCAACATTCTACAGGCTAAACGAGTTGTTCACCCGAAAAAGAGCGGAGGCAGAAGCGCGGATTAGTGCTGGCCATGTGTTCTCTGATGTCGTGACCTCGAAGTTGCATGCAAACCAGCTTGCATCGGGAAACATTCAGGTCAGTTGCTTTGACCGCCTGAATGAGGTCTTTGAGGTGCGTGAGATGCCAAGTGGAATGGAATTTGCAGTTGATCTACGAGGACTTCGATGTGACTGCGGTGAGTTCCAGGTGGATCGGATCCCTTGCAGACATGTGTTCGCTTGTTGTGCTAACCAACGACTGGATTGGAAACTATATGTCCATGATGTGTATAAGATGGACCAGATTCGGCGGGTGTACCGAGCAAGGTTTAGGCCACTAGGTAATCCTACAACATGGCCAGCTTACAATGGACCTCGGTTCGTACCGAATCCGTACCTTAGACGCGTCACGAAAGGTCACCCCAAGATGACCCGCttcttgaatgagatggacACGCGAATGTTACGTCGTCCTAGGCGATGTAGGCTATGTGGAGCTGAGGGACATAGTCGTAGCAGATGCCGTCAGTCATCTGGTGCAAATGCCGGCGAAAATGCTCAGTAG